The genomic interval CTGTTCGTCTTCACGGGACAGTTGCTGCCGGGCGTGGCTCCCGAAGCGGCCGAAGCGGCCTTCCGCGAGGAGATCGAGGCGCTCCGAACCGACCCCATATCGCAGTACGAGACCGAAAAGGTCAAGAACAAATTCGAGGCGAACACGCTGTTCGGCGAGTTGAACGTGATGAACAAGGCCATGAACCTCGGCTTCTACGAAATGCTGGGCGACCTGCCGCTCATCAACGGCGAGGTGGCGCGTTACCGCGCCGTCTCGGACGAGGACATCCGCGCCTTCTGCCGCAGCACGCTCCGGCCCGAAAACGCCTCCACACTCATCTACAAAGCGCGCAAATGACACGACAACCCCGCATAACGCACTCCGAAGTCGAGGTTCCCGCAGCGGCGGAGACCCTCCTCGGAAACGGCATCCGCCTCTACACGCTCGCCTCGGAGGATTTCGAGGTGCTGCGCATCTCGTTCGTATTCCGCGCCGGATCGGCCGTGCAGCGCACGCCCTTCTCGGCCTCGGCCACCGCGAACCTGCTCGCGGAGGGGTCGCCGGAGATGACGGCCGCCGAGATCGCCGAACGGCTGGACTACTACGGCTCGTGGTACGACGTGAACATCGACCGCGACTACGCCTACGTCAATTTCGCCACCCTCTCGAAATTCTTCGCCGAGACGCTCGCCGTGGCCGAACACATCCTGCTGCGCCCCGCCTTCCCCGAGGAGGAGCTGCGCACCTACTGCGCCAAGCGGAAGCAGCGGCTGGCCATCGACCGCACGAAAGTGGACGTCGAGGCGCGCGAAGCCTTCGCCCGGGCCCTGTTCGGGCCGCAGCACCCCTACGGCACGTCGTACGACGAGGCGGAGTACGACCGTCTGACGCGCGCCGACGTGGTGGAGTTCCACCGCCGCCGCTATACGGCGGAGAACTGCTTCGTGGTATGCAGCGGCCGGATCGGCGAGCGGGAGCGGCAGGCCGTAGCGGCCCTGGCCGAACGGATTCCGCACGGCGGAGATACGGTCCCGACAGCGTTTCCCGCCCCGGTCACCGAACACGAAGCGTTCGTCGGACACCCCGGCGCCGTACAGTCGTCGCTGCGGATCGGACGGCTGCTCTTTCCGCGCCAGCACCCCGATTTCCTGGGGATGCAGGTCGTGGCCACGGCGCTGGGCGGCTACTTCGGCTCGCGGCTGATGCGGAACCTGCGCGAGGAGCACGGATACACCTACGGCGTGGTGGCCGCGATGGTCAATTTCGAACGCGAAGGCTACTTCGCCGTGGCCACGCAGGTCGGAACCGACGTGACGCGCGCGGCCCTGCAAGCGATCTACGACGAGATCGAACGGCTGCGCACGGAGCCGATGCCCGCCGAAGAGCTGGAGATCGTGAAGAACATGATGACGGGCGAGATGATGCGCATACTCGACGGACCGTTCGGCATTGCGGACGTGACGATCGAAAACATCCTCTGCGGCACGGACAACGCCTCGATCGGCGAGAACATCCGCCGCATCCGCGCCATGACGCCCGCCGACGTGCAACGCCTCGCACAACGCTACCTCGCCCGCGAGGAGCTGGTGACGGCGGTGGCCGGCGCGGCGGATCCGCAGCAGGCATAAAACGACCGGGCGCAGGAAGCCCGGACACAGGAAGCCCAGGCGCATTCCGTCAGGCGCGGTGTCCGGCGACCCAGTTCGTCAGGGCGACGAAATCGGCGACCGAAAGCTGCTCGGCACGACGGGTGAAGAACGGATGTTCGGCGCCGCCGAAATCCCCGAAAGCCGCCCGGAGCGCATTGCGGATCATCTTGCGCCGCTGGCCGAAGGCGGCCTTCACGACACGGACGAACAGCGCCTCGTCGCACGCGAGACGCCGCGTGGCGTTGCGGCGCAGGCGGATGACGGCGCTCTTGACCTTCGGGGGCGGGCTGAACACCGTCTCGCTGACGGTGAAGAGGTATTCGATGTCGTACCACGCCTGCAGAAGCACCGAGAGGATGCCGTACTCCTTCGATCCGGGCCCCTCGGCGATCCGTACGGCGACCTCCCGCTGGACCATGCCGACGCACTCGGGAACCAGGTCGCGGTACTCGAGCACCCTGAAGAAGATCTGCGACGAAATGTTGTAGGGGAAGTTGCCGATGATCCGCAGCCCGCGGGGGAAACGCGCACGCAGGTCCATCTTCAGAAAATCGCCCTCGATAAGCCGCGGGGCGAACTCCGGGTAGTGCGCATGAAGATAAGCGACGCTTTCGGCGTCGATCTCCGCGCCCCAGGTCACAAGGTCCGTGCGGCGCAGCAGAAACTGCGTCAGCACTCCCATACCGCACCCCACCTCGAGCACGTCGCACGCCTCCGCAGCCGTGTCTGCGGCCGGGACATCCGCCCCGGTCGCCCCGGCACACGGTACGGCATGCTCCGAAGCCGCCGGCCCCAGAGCGGCCGTTTCCGAAAACGCCGCATCCGGAACTCCGGTCCCCGGAGCGGCCGGATGCAGGCGGATCGCACCGCCCGACAGGGCGTCGCAGATCTTGCGTGCGATATTGAGGTCCGTCAGGAAATGCTGTCCCAACGCCTTCTTGGCTCTTACTTCCGTCATAGTGCCGCAAAGATAGCAATTCCCGCAGGGAAGCGCAACAGCACGCGCCGAAAAGCGGCCCGGAGACAAGAAAGAGACCGGAGACGCCCGGTCATCGCTTCGAACGGCGGAGGCGGCGCTTCTCGCGCAGTTCCTCCTCGCGCTGCTCCCGGCGCAGCCGCCGCTGCGTCAGGCGGAACGTGTAGAGCAGTCCGACGAATCCGACGCCGAGAAGCGCGACCCAGAACCACACGGCAATCCCGTGCGGCACGTACTCCAGCGCATAGATTATCCCCGCGACGGCCAACACCATCAACACCAGGCGCACGACCTGCATCAGATTGAGTTTCATAACACGGTAAAAATTAAGGTATCCTGTATTTGTCCGCCTCGGCGACGTGTCTGCGCCGTTTCTTCTTCGCTTCGTTCCAGACCATGGCGGCCCCGAAGACGACGAACAGCAGCGAAAGCAGCGTGTTGTACACGTCCACCCTCCGCACGCAGTCCCAATAGACATTGACACCGAACCACACCAGCGTCACACAGAAAAACAATACGGCCAACGTAAAAGTCTTCTTGTTCATAGGCATCTATTTTTAAGGTTCCAGGTTGTCCTTCTCCACTCCCCGAGGCCGCGGCGCCGGCGCTGCGCCGGATCAGTTGCCCTGCTCGCAGATGAATTTGATTCGCACCAGACGGATCTCCTCCTCGGTATAGTCCGACCCCAGCTCCCCGATGGCCGCGTCGAGCGAATCGCTCTCGGCGTCCTCCTTGAAGTAGAGGTAAATGTCTTCCACCTTGTCCTCGTCCATGAAATCCTTCAGGTAGTACGAAATATCGAGTTTCGTACCCGAATTGACGATGCCTTCGATCTCCGTGAGCAGCTCGTCGAAATCGAGGTCCTTAGCCCGGGCGATGTCCTCGAAGTCCATCTTGCGGTCGATCGACTGGATGATGAAAATCTTGTTGCCCGACTTGCTGGCCACCGACTTGACGACCATGTCCTGCGGCCGGATGATCTCCTTCTCCTCGACGTAGGCCTTGATGAGCTTGACGAACTCCGCGCCGAACTTGCGGGCCTTGCCCACGCCGACGCCCGTGATGTTCTGCATCTCCTCGATCGTCACGGGATACTGCACGGCCATATCCTCGAGCGACGGGTCCTGGAAAATGACGAAAGGCGGCAGCCCGTGCTGCTTGGCGACCTTCTTGCGCAGGTCCTTGAGCATCGAGAAGAGCTCCTCGTCGGCCGCGCCGCCGCGCCCCACCGGAGCCACGGCCTCGGCCTCCTTCTCCTCCTCGTCGTAGTCGTGGTCGAGGGTCACGGTGACCGGATAGGGCATGGCCACATAGTCCTCGCCCCGCTTGTTGATCGAAATCAGGCCGTAATTCTCGATATTCTTGTCCACCAGTCCCATGATGAGCGCCTGCCGCAGCACCGCGCCCCAGAACCGCGCGTCGTGCTCGGCCCCCGCGCCGAACCACTTCGACTTGTTGTGCCCGTAGCTCTTGATGAGGGCCGTATTCTTGCCCACCAGCACATTGATCAGGTAGTCCGTCTTGAACTTGTCGCCGAGGTCGCGCAGCGCCTCGAGGGCCATGCGGAGCGCAGCCCGGGCGTCGATCCTGGGCTTGGGATGGCGGCAGTTGTCGCAGTTGCCGCAGTTCTCCTCGGTGTACTCCTCGCCGAAATAGTGCAGCAGCGTCTTGCGGCGGCACATCGAACTCTCGGCGTAGGAGACCGTCTCGAGCAGCAGCAGCTTCCCGATCTCCTGCTCGGCGACGGGCTTGCCCTGCATGAACTTCTCGAGCTTCTGAATGTCCTTGTAGCTGTAAAAGGTCAGGCAGTGTCCTTCGCCGCCGTCGCGGCCCGCACGCCCCGTCTCCTGGTAGTAGCCCTCGAGCGACTTGGGAATGTCGTAGTGGATGACGTAGCGCACGTCGGGCTTGTCGATGCCCATGCCGAAAGCGATCGTGGCGACGATCACCTCGACGCGCTCCATGAGGAAGGCGTCCTGGTTGGCGGCGCGCGTCGCGGCGTCCATGCCGGCGTGGTAGGCCAGCGCGCGGATGCCGTTGGCCACGAGCAGTTCCGTGAGCTCCTCGACCTTCTTGCGGCTCAGGCAGTAGATGATGCCGCTCTTGCCCTCGTTCTGCTTGATGAAGCGGATGATCTCGCGGTCCACGTCGTGTTTGGGCCGGATCTCGTAGTAGAGGTTCGGACGGTTGAACGACGACTTGAAAACCGCGGCGTCGGACATGCCCAGGTTCTTCTGGATGTCGAGCTGCACCTTGGGGGTGGCCGTGGCCGTCAGGGCGATCAGCGGCGCCGGACCGATCTCGTTGATGATCGGCCGGATACGGCGGTACTCCGGGCGGAAGTCGTGGCCCCACTCCGAGATGCAGTGCGCCTCGTCGATGGCGTAGAACGAAATCCGTATCTTGCGCAGGAACGCCACGTTGTCCTCCTTGGTGAGCGATTCGGGAGCGAAGTAGAGCAGCTTGGTCTTGCCCGCCAGCACGTCCGAGCGTACCTGCGTGACGGCCGTCTTGTTGAGCGACGAATTGAGGAAATGGGCGATGCCCGACTCGGCCGAGAAGGTGCGCATGGCATCCACCTGGTTCTTCATCAGGGCGATCAGCGGCGAGATGACGATGGCCACCCCGTCCATGAGCAACGCAGGGAGCTGGTAACACAACGACTTGCCCCCGCCCGTGGGCATGAGCACGAACGTATCCTTCCCCTCCAGTACATTGCGGATGACCGCCTCCTGATTCCCCTTGAACGACGAA from Alistipes dispar carries:
- a CDS encoding M16 family metallopeptidase; this translates as MTRQPRITHSEVEVPAAAETLLGNGIRLYTLASEDFEVLRISFVFRAGSAVQRTPFSASATANLLAEGSPEMTAAEIAERLDYYGSWYDVNIDRDYAYVNFATLSKFFAETLAVAEHILLRPAFPEEELRTYCAKRKQRLAIDRTKVDVEAREAFARALFGPQHPYGTSYDEAEYDRLTRADVVEFHRRRYTAENCFVVCSGRIGERERQAVAALAERIPHGGDTVPTAFPAPVTEHEAFVGHPGAVQSSLRIGRLLFPRQHPDFLGMQVVATALGGYFGSRLMRNLREEHGYTYGVVAAMVNFEREGYFAVATQVGTDVTRAALQAIYDEIERLRTEPMPAEELEIVKNMMTGEMMRILDGPFGIADVTIENILCGTDNASIGENIRRIRAMTPADVQRLAQRYLAREELVTAVAGAADPQQA
- the rsmA gene encoding 16S rRNA (adenine(1518)-N(6)/adenine(1519)-N(6))-dimethyltransferase RsmA, encoding MTEVRAKKALGQHFLTDLNIARKICDALSGGAIRLHPAAPGTGVPDAAFSETAALGPAASEHAVPCAGATGADVPAADTAAEACDVLEVGCGMGVLTQFLLRRTDLVTWGAEIDAESVAYLHAHYPEFAPRLIEGDFLKMDLRARFPRGLRIIGNFPYNISSQIFFRVLEYRDLVPECVGMVQREVAVRIAEGPGSKEYGILSVLLQAWYDIEYLFTVSETVFSPPPKVKSAVIRLRRNATRRLACDEALFVRVVKAAFGQRRKMIRNALRAAFGDFGGAEHPFFTRRAEQLSVADFVALTNWVAGHRA
- a CDS encoding DUF1003 domain-containing protein, with the protein product MNKKTFTLAVLFFCVTLVWFGVNVYWDCVRRVDVYNTLLSLLFVVFGAAMVWNEAKKKRRRHVAEADKYRIP
- the recQ gene encoding DNA helicase RecQ, with translation MEQYDSASLHGKLKEYFGFSSFKGNQEAVIRNVLEGKDTFVLMPTGGGKSLCYQLPALLMDGVAIVISPLIALMKNQVDAMRTFSAESGIAHFLNSSLNKTAVTQVRSDVLAGKTKLLYFAPESLTKEDNVAFLRKIRISFYAIDEAHCISEWGHDFRPEYRRIRPIINEIGPAPLIALTATATPKVQLDIQKNLGMSDAAVFKSSFNRPNLYYEIRPKHDVDREIIRFIKQNEGKSGIIYCLSRKKVEELTELLVANGIRALAYHAGMDAATRAANQDAFLMERVEVIVATIAFGMGIDKPDVRYVIHYDIPKSLEGYYQETGRAGRDGGEGHCLTFYSYKDIQKLEKFMQGKPVAEQEIGKLLLLETVSYAESSMCRRKTLLHYFGEEYTEENCGNCDNCRHPKPRIDARAALRMALEALRDLGDKFKTDYLINVLVGKNTALIKSYGHNKSKWFGAGAEHDARFWGAVLRQALIMGLVDKNIENYGLISINKRGEDYVAMPYPVTVTLDHDYDEEEKEAEAVAPVGRGGAADEELFSMLKDLRKKVAKQHGLPPFVIFQDPSLEDMAVQYPVTIEEMQNITGVGVGKARKFGAEFVKLIKAYVEEKEIIRPQDMVVKSVASKSGNKIFIIQSIDRKMDFEDIARAKDLDFDELLTEIEGIVNSGTKLDISYYLKDFMDEDKVEDIYLYFKEDAESDSLDAAIGELGSDYTEEEIRLVRIKFICEQGN